In Thermococcus sp. 21S7, the genomic window AGAGGGCCTGACCTTAACACCGTAACCTTTAATGCTCACTCCCTCAAACTTGGAGATTATCCTCGACAGTTTTCCCTCAGAGAGTTTGAGGAGTTCCCGAGCGATGACTTTCTGGGGATTTCTCGTATTAACTGAGGCCACTTCCCTCGCATCAATTACGATGTATGGAACACCCTCCATGCGGTTCAATTCGTTAAGGGCAGCATAAAGAAAGGTTGTCTTCCCTATCCTCCTTGGCCCGGTGATTATGAAAAGTCTTCTTCCCTTTTCGAGCCTATCCAGAAATTCCAAGAACTCAGCTTTCCTGCCAAATACTTCATCAATAGACGTTTTGGGTTCTATACTGAACAACATAGTTCATACCCCCAAAGGGGGTAGGAACTTCAAATATAAAAAGCTTGCCTCACCACAAGAATCATCAAAAGGATATAGAGGTCCCCCCAAAGAGGGTATGAACTAAAATGTGCACCATGTATCCAACAAAAAGAAAAGGGGAAATCACTTCGTCGCCCTCGTTATCCCAACGTCCTCCACGAAGTTAATATAAATTCCACAGTAAAGACGTCGAGTTCTACCCCGGAACCTGTGGCAAGGGCGAGCCTGGACAGGGCGTCCCCGTCTGGATGGGTGGAGCACACGCGAGGCTTCGCGACATACCGCTGAGGAGGCCGTGAGGTGGTGGCGATGTTCGAGCTTAACGAGTTCATACTCAAGAAGGCCGAAGAGCTGGGCTTCGGCGACGTCGTCGTTCTGAGCTACGAAACGAACAGGAGGCAGGTGCGCTTTGCCAACAACGAGATAACCGTCGCCAAGAACTGGCACGAGAGGAAGGTGGAGCTGTTCGCCGAGCTTGAGAAGCGCGTCGCCGGAACGAGCATCACCGAGCTGAGCGAGGAGAACATCGAGAGAACCCTCAAGACCCTCCTGAGCAACATGAAGGGCATGGCGCCGAAGGAGGACTACTACGGAATCGCTGAAGGGCCGTTCCAGTATAAAGACATCCCGGAGACCTTCGATAAGGCCATAGTCGAACTCGACGAGCCGAACGAGTACGTGGAGAGGGCCATCAACGCCGCCCTTGAGGAGGGAGCGAAGAGGGTAGCGGGTGTCCTCTACACCGACCACAGCAGGCTTTACCTGACCACGAGCAACGGCGTTGAGGCCTTCGATGAGGGCACCGGGATAGAGATAAGCGTTAGGGCCTTCATCGGAGACCTTGAGAGCGGCCACGGAACGAACTCCGTGAGGGTTCTCAAGAAGTTCGACCCAGAATTGGCCGGAAGAAAGGCCGGCGAGATTGCAAAGCTCGCCCAGAACCCGGAGCAGGGCCCAGAAGGAAAGTTCGACGTCATCTTCGACCCGTTAGCGTTTGCGAACCTGCTGAGCTACATGAGCTTCATGACCTCGGCTTACGCCGCCGAGGCCGGTTTCAGCTTCCTGGTGAACAAGCTCGGCCAGAAAGTCGCCAACGACATCGTCACGATAAAGGATATAGGAAACCTCCCGAACGGCTACGGAACGAGGAAGTTCGACGACGAGGGAGTGCCCACGAGGGAAACGACGATAATCGAGAACGGGACCTTCAAGACCTTCCTGCTCAACACGAGCATGGCGAAGAAGTACGGAACAGAGACGACGGCCAACGCCGGCTTAACAATGCCCCACGCGTGGAACATCGTCCTCGAACCTGGCGACTACAGCAGGGAGGAGCTGTTCAGCGAGGTCAATAGGGGAATCTACATCACCAACGTCTGGTACACCCGCTTCCAGAACTACGTCGCCGGCGACTTCTCGACCATCCCGAGGGATGGAATATTCCTCGTCGAGAACGGCGAGCTGAGGCCGATAAAGAACATCCGCGTGAGCGACAACTTCCAGAGGATCCTTGAGGGAATCAAGGCCCTTGGAAAGGAGAGCTACCACATCCACTGGTGGGAGGTTGACACGCCGGTTTCAACGCCCTACGTTCGAAAGTTAATAACCTTTTGTTTTAAAAAAATTTATAAATTCATGGTTTTGTAATTGTACTTGAAAAACACTTGGAGGGGTGAATTGTGAAAATAGAAACACTTTACACCACAAAGGAGGAGATAACCAGCGGATGTCAGGTACCTCCGAATTTTTACGGATGTCCAAATTTGTGCATAACAATAGATGACGAGGAGTCTGAGTGAGATTTTAGATTAGAATTTTATTTTTTATATTTGATTTGAGGTAATATACAAGGTGATATACAATGAGATTAAATAAACTTGTGCACTTTATTAAAAACGATGATGGATACATTGTCATAAATCCCCTTATCGGAGAGATCGATGTCATTGACTCTGAACTATACAATATGCTAATATCAGCAAATTTCAATTTGATTCCCCAAAAAATATTTGAGATGTTAAAAGATAAATTAATTATAGTCCAAGATAATTACAATGAATTTTATGCTTATGAAAATCTTTTGAAAAAATTGAAATTTGATGTATCCTTTCAAACATTCACAATACTTGTCACTAGATCGTGTAACTTTGAATGTGTATATTGTTATGAACATACTAATCAAATTTTACTCCAAGAAAGACACATGAACAGGCGCATTGCAGATGAAGTCATTGAGTTTATCAATAGGATGTCATATAACTCAAAAAAGATAAAGGTGATATTCTATGGTGGCGAGCCACTCCTAAATATTAATGTACTCACATATCTTATGGACGAACTAGAAAGTCATCAGGGTCAAAAAATTACGTTTGAGCTGATAACTAATGGTTATCTTGTAAAGGATCTGTGGGAGAAGTATAAAAAATACTTCAAGAAATTTAAACAAATTCAAATAACGTTGGATGGTCCTCCAGAAATTCATAACAAGCTCCGCCCATTAAGAGGAGGGCTCCCTACATTTGAGACGATAATTACGGGAATCAAATTGCTGACAGATAATGGAGTTCATGTTGCTTTAAGATCTAACTTGTACCTAAAGTACATTAAGGAATATCCAAAACTGCTTGATGAGTTAGATAGATACGGGATAAACAAAAAGTATCTTCATATAGGAATAGGATTTGTTCACCCAGATGAAATTAAAAATTATCCTCTGATTTCAAAAAAATTTCTTAATTTATATTTGCAAATTAAGAGAAGAGGTTTTAGTATAACTCTCCCGTTCTATGTACAGAGAATACCCTGTGGAGCAATAACAAACAATTCATTTGTTATTGATTATAATGGAGATATTTATAAATGTTGGGCTTTAGTGGGATTAAAACAATTTAAAGTTGGGACTGTACAAAAGGGCATCTCAGAAAAAACCCACAGAAAGTTCCTTAGTCTTAATCCGCTTAATAATTTAAAATGCAGGGATTGTCCAATGTTAATGTTTTGTGGTGGTGGATGTATATACAATAACTACTTGCATTCTGGCAAATTGGATCTTGGTTTTTGTCCCTTTCAAAAATACAGTTTCAGGGAGTACCTACAACTATTCATTAAGGAGTTAGGAGACAAATATGCAAGTAGGAAACAAATTTAGCGAGTTAGGAGGCGAGACCATGAACTACGTTAATCGTTTCTACATTTCGAGTCTTCTTCATATAGTTTTCTATTCTGGTTTCTACTTAATTTATCTTCAGAGTCTTGGCCTTTCTAAAACCCAGATGGGATTTTTAATGAGTTTATCTCTAATTCTAGTTGCTTTACTTGAAGTCCCTACAGGAATCGTTGCTGACAAGATTTCAAAGAAGGTAAGTGTCTTACTTTCAAAGATCCTCACGATACCGAGCGTGCTTGCATTGTACCTTGCGCATTCCTTTCCAGGGGTTCTCCTTGCGACACTCTTCGGCGCGCTTTCAGTTGCTCTCATGACCGGGGCAGAAACTGGGTGGATTTACGAACTTCTCAGCAAGAGTGGTAGAGCCAAGGATTATCCAAAGGTTTATGGTAGGCTTAGATCTTTCGAGATGATAGGAGGTTTCGTTGGAACCATGATGGGCGGATTCCTCGCTGATTTTGTCGGCATGAGATTAACGATACTCTTAACTATACCCTTCGTCGTCGCATCCTTTCTTGTTCTCGCCACGATTCCTGGAGATGAAGCAAAGAGTGGGCTTTCTTATAGTCTCCACCTTCTTGAAAGCTTGAAATTCATAAAAAAATCTCCAGAAGTCATTTGGCTCTTCCTATATGCTAACATCATTGGACTTCCAGTTACAGCCTTCACAGCTTTTATGCAACTCTACTTTTATGGGTTCCTGGCATCCCTTATAGCAGTTTCGGCAATCTCTGCATTCCATACGGTCATCAACAGCGTCTCATGGTACCTTGACGTTGGTAAGTACAGAGATGTTTTCTACCGTCATGCGGGAATAATACTACCCCTCCTTCTTCTCCTTGCAGGGCTTAATAAATGGCTCGGTTTTGTTACCCTAATCCTTGGCACTTTCACATTTGCCCAGGCCTTCAAGGAGTGGCAAGGGAAGTTCCAAGGTGCGATTCCTGACGAAAAGAGGGCAACATTAGGGTCTCTTTACTCACTCACTGCGGCGATAACCAATGGCATCCTAAACGCTCTCCTAGGATGGCTCTTTGACTGTATCGGTATAATGCACGGGCTTATTATTATAGCCTCATTCTTCCTTGGGATAGGCTTTTTATTCTCAATTATTAGTAGGAAGCACGGCTATTAAGGTCTTTTTGGCTTTATCCTTCGAAATGGGCTTTAACGCCCTCGTCGTCGTAGAGGTAGAAGCCCCAGCTGTTTGGAATCGTTGGGTCCTCTATGACGGTGACGACCTCGCTTCCAATCCTCTCGCCGAGCATGTCCGGCTTGACGAAGCTCTCTCCGGCCTGCGCCGCCTCCCTGCCGAAAATCCTGTCCGACTCGTAGGGGTGCCCGACGCTCTCGTGAACGGCTATGCCTGCCACCTCGGGGCTTATAACCAGATCAACCTTGCCTTCGGGCGCCTTCTGGCCTTCGTAGATGAGCTTTTTGAGGGCCTGGACGTCCTTCACCGCCCAATTCCATGGCTCGTCCTTCTCGATGAGCTCCAATCCGCCGGAGAAAGCCCTCTGGACGAACGGTGCCTGCTCCATCTGGCCGTTCTCGAAGACGACGAGGTTGTACACCACAGAAACGCGCGGGATTTTGCTCTTCACGTAAGCGCCCTCGCTGTTGACGAAGACCTTCTTCCATAGTTGGTCTGAGTATGCCAAATAGCGCATCGGCACGTTCACGCCTGTTGCCTTAACCTCCTCCTCGATTTTCCTGAGGATTTCGAGCTTCTCCTCAGGTGAAATGTCGCGGAAGTCCTTTTTCATCTTGACCTTGTAGGAAACGCGGTGGAAGTCCTCATCGCTGAATCTTATGGGCTCGTTTCTAACGCGGGAGGCAGCTCTGGCCAGCTTGACGGCCTTCTTGACGGCCTCGCTCACGCTCTCCTTCGTGAGGACGTTGGTGCTTGCGAAGCCCATTCCTCCATCGACCAGAACCCTTACGCCCATTCCCCTGTCGGCGAGTATCTCAAGGCCTTCGGGATTGCCGTTCTTCATAGCCAGAGAAGTGCCGTTCTTCTCCTCAAAGCGAGCCTCGGCATAGCTTGCCCCCAGTTCGAGGGCCTTCTCAACCGCGAACTCTACGAGTTCATGCATGCACATCACCTCGATTTACTGCATAGAATAGTGCGTCCGGAAGTATAAAAGTCTTTCCGTTAAGATGATGGTCGAAAGGAGAGGAAGGTTTAAGCCTATCTGAAATTAAAAGGGAGAGGGTGAGACAATGGACGAGGCTGTGAGTCTGAAAACAAAGAAGCTCGGTGAAGAGGAGGTTAGTGAAGAAGAGCTTAGAGAACTTGAAAGACTCTCGAAGGAAACGCTGGAAAACGGAATACCCTGGAGAGAGGCTAAGAAAGCGCTGGGACTAAAAGATTAAAACTTCTCTTCACATTCGCACGGCTTCTTTCCGCAGTAGGGGCAGGCTCCGGGATATTTCTTCCTCGCCGCTTCCTCAATATCGATATCGAGTAGGTTGGCCAAACTCGCGAGCCACGCCAGAACGTCGGCGAACTCCTCCTCCATCGCCTCGCGATCCTTCTTCCTTATCGCCTCGCTCAGCTCTCCGACTTCCTCTACGAACCAGAGGAAGGTTCTCTCAACTCCCCTCTTCGAGTCCTTGTGGAAGTAGATCTCCCTAATCATCTCCTGAAACTCACGTATCTCCATGTTCTCACCTGAGGAGAGGGGAAGAAAAGGGCTTAAAAATCACTCGCTAGCTACCTCGATGAGCTTCCTCATGTGGATCTCGACGGTGTCAAAGACCTCGGCCTCAACGTCCCCCTGCTTCACTATCAGCGGGAGCTCGGTGCAGCCGAGGATGACGCCTTCGATTCCTTCCTTATCTATGTAGCGGCTGATGAGGTTGAGCACCCAGTCCCTGCCGGCGAAGTTCTCGAACATAAGCTCCTCGGTGATGATCCTGTTCAGCTCGTCCATCTCCCCTTCGCTCGGCGTGACCACCTCAAAACCGGCCTCGCGGAGGGCGTTCTTGTAAAAGTCCGCCGTCATCGTCGTCTTCGTCCCGAGGAGAAGAATCCTCTTAACGCCTCTCCTCTTCATCTCCTCGATGAGCGCGTCGATTATGCTCACCATCGGGACGTTCACCGCCGCCTGAACGTCCGGAAAGACTATGTGCGGTGTGTTGGCGGAGAGCGATATTATCTCCGCCCCGGCGCTCTCAAGGGCCCTGGCGGCCTTTATGAGTATCTCCTTCCTCCCTTCCCAGCCGTTCGGGTTGTGGATGAACTCCTTGAAGTTTATCGAGTAGATTATCAGCTCCGGGAAGACGTACGGCTCGAACTTTTCGCGGCTTATCTCCAGGTATTTCTTGTAGTAATAACACGTCGCCTCCGGGCTGGTTCCGCCTATTATTCCTATCCTCCTCATGAGAACCACCTGAGAGCATAGCACCGGAGAGGATATGAACCTTTTGGTTTAAAACGAAAGGTTAAAAGAAGCCGGAGTTTACAAAAATTTGAAAATCTCCGGCGATATCGAAAATCATTCGTTCTTCAGGTGGACGTCGAGCTGCGGGAAGGGAATCTCTATACCCTCCCTGTTGTAGAGGTCGTAGATTCCCTTTGTCAGGTCTCCCTTAACGGCCCAGTAGTCCTCCGTCCGGGCCCAAGCACGGAGCTGGAGGTTTATCGAGGAATCCGCGAGGGCGGTTATGACGACGCTCGGCTCCGGATCGTGGAGAACCTTGGGATGGCTCTTCATAAGGTCCATCGCCAGCTTTATCGCTCTGTCGAGATCCGTGCCGTAGGCAACGCCGATGTCAACGTCTACCCTTCTCGTCGGCAGCCGGGTGTAGTTGACTATTATGCTCCCCCAGACGAGTTTGTTGGGTATCGTGATGACCTTGTTATCGGGGGTCAGGAGTTCCGTGGACATTAGGCCGATTCCGTTCACCTTCCCAACCTGTCCGGAAACCTCGACGACCTCCCCCAAGTCTATCGGCCTGAGGGCGGCTATCCAGACGCCCGCGGCAAGGTTCGTGAGGGTGTCCTGAAGGCCAAAGCCCAAAATCAAACCGACAACTGCCGAGAGGCCCAGAATCAGCGGAGATACGGAAATGCCGACTGCCCCCAGGGCCACTATTATGACGACCATGTAGAGCAGTATTGCCAGGAATCTGCCGAGGAAATCAACGACGAGTGGTGGGAGCTTCGTTTTTCTCATACTCTTCTTGAAGGTTGAGATTAGGATTTTTGCCGCAATGTAGCCCACTATCAGGATTATCAGTGCCGATACCAGCTGGAACGGAGTGACCCCTATGTAGGGCAGGGGCTCATCAAAGGCCACCATACTATCACCTCGAATGGTTTTAGGATAATTGGTTAAGAGGGTAAAAAAGGTTTTTCATTTATCCGCTGAGAATCGAAGTTATTTCGTCCCAGAGCTTTTCCGCCAGCTCCCGTTTGTTCATCCTCGGCAGTTTCTTCATGGAATCCCTGCCCACGAGGATGACTTCATTCTCCTCGCTTCCGAATGCTTTGAGCGTGTTGGCCACGACGAGGTCGCTTCCGGCTCTCTCTATCTGCTTTCTGGCGGCGTTGATGAGCTCTCCCTCACTGAGGCCAGTTTCGGCCTTAAAACCCACGAGGAAAGTTCCTGGCTGAAGCTCCTTAACGCGGTCTATTATCTTCGGAGTAGGTTCGAGTTCGAGGGTCAGCCCTTTTCCGCTCTTTATCTTGGTGCTCGCCGTTTCCTTGACGCGGAAGTCGCTTACCGCGGCGGCGAGAATGACGACATCGTAATCCTTGGTCTTTAGCTCTTTCTCTATCGCCTGGAGCATCTCTTCGACGGTCTCAACCTCAATCTGGTTCTCGACGAAGCTGGGAACGCTTCCCCTCGTCCTGATGAGCGTGACCTCAGCCCCCCGGAGTTCCGCTTCCTCCGCTATGGCGACGCCCATTCTGCCACTGCTGGCGTTGGTTATGTAGCGAATCGGGTCTATGTACTCGCGCGTCGCCCCCGCCGTTACGAGAACGCGCTTTCCTTCCAGCGTTTTCGGATGGAGCTTTTTGATAACGCGGTATACTATCTCCTCTATCGAAGCAACCTTCGCCTTGCCTTCTTCGAATCTTGGGCCTATGAACTCGATGCCGAGCCTCTTGAGCTTCTCTATGTTCTCGACCACTATCGGGTGTTCGTACATGCTGGAGTGCATCGCGGGGGCGATCATTATCGGCGTGTGGGCGAAGGCTGTGGTTACAACCGTGGTGACGGGCGTATCGTCTATCCCGCAGGCGATTTTTCCTATCGTGTTGGCCGTTGCCGGGCAGACGAGGATGAGGTCGGCCTTGTTCTCGTGGTCTCCAGCGAGTTCGACGTGCTCTATGAAGCCGGTGATCTCCGTCACGACCGGGTTCCCTGTGGCGAACTCCATCGCGTATGGGTGGATTATCTTGGTGGCACTCTCGCTCATGACGGCGTGTACCTCGGCGCCGTGGCGTATCAGCTCCCTGGCAAGCTTGACGCACTCTACCGCGGCTATGCTTCCGGGGATTGCCAGAACGATTTTCTTCCCAACGAGCTTTCTGCTCTTGGTGGCGTGGATAAGCTTAACGTGATGAAGCATCGTATATCCCCCACAAAGGTGTCAACCCCAGTGTTATTAAGGATTTCTGGCGACTTCGTACTCGGTTCGGGGCTTATCCTTAGCGTTCGTTTTCAGATAGAGAAACTTAGCGTTATTTTTAGTGATAGTCTTGACTACCTCAGCATCCGCTATTGAAACCCTGCCTATACTTAAGTTGAGTACGGCATCGACGAGCTCCTTGGGGGATTTAGAGTGCAGTCCTATCGTTATCTTGGAGGGGTAGTATCTGCTCTCGTAGTACTCAAACAGAATAAAGACGGGATAATCCCCCGAGGGGTGTGAAACCGTTATCAGAAAAGCCTCGTGAATCATCCTGCTCCCATCTTCGGACTCTACGATACTGACTTCCGTTGGAATCCTAAGGACAGATGCAAGTTCGAGAAGGTACCTCATGAGCATGTGGCAGGGGACAAACACCTTCATTACAAAGCTTCCCCTCATATCGTCGAGGTATACCCATAACAACGACAAATTATTATTAACTATTGTGTCCATCACATCGTTGAACTTTATGCGGGGTGATTCAAATTCAATGGTCGGCACAGCTACCACCCCGTCACTCTTCAACACTCAACTAACACACTATGTGTTTATATAGTTTTTGAATATGCTCAAAACAGGTACAAGGGTTGGGACAACTGTGTGTACTTTTAGGAATGCTGATGCACTGCATCCTCCTCGAACTTGCTCACCTCTTCCCTCGTGCCCACCCAGACGACTATAGTCGGCTCGACCGTTATCATCCCATCCCGTATCATGGGTTTTACCTCGTTTATGGCCCGTTCAATCTTGTATCCCCTGTCAACGACTTCGATTACAATGGGCAGGTCCGTTGATAGCCTCATAACGTCCGCGGAGTGAACGCGGCTCTTCTTTCCAAAGCCGTAGATGCCGCGGTAAACGGTAGCACCCGCTATGCCCATCCCACGGAGCTTCTCCACTATCGCCTTATAGAGGGGTTTTCCCTCAAAGCGGTCGTTCTCGCCTATATAGATGCGAAGGCGAAGCGTGTTCCAGTGTTCCACTTCAACCACAAAATCACCTCCTTGCAAGGACGAACCCGAGGAATACTAGGCCTATCGTGATTATAACGTTTGCCGAGACGTTCAGGGCAGCTATGAGGTATTCCCTTTCACGGAGAAGCGAGAACGTCTCGTACGAGAACGTCGAGAACGTGCTTAACGCCCCGCAGAAGCCAGTTCCAAAGAAGAGCCTCCACTCGGTTGAAACCCCAATACCCCAGAAGAGCAGGCCGTAGAGGTATCCGAGGATGAAGCTGGCTATGCTGTTCACGAGGAGAGTTCCAACCGGGAAGTCCCTATAAACCGGCAGTATTCCGGAGATGTAGAACCTCGCAAGCGCACCGATGGCGCCGCCGAGCATTATTGCGGTCAGTATCCTGAAGTTCATTATCCCACCCCTGGACTTCCTGATTTCTGCCCTTCTCCAGCATGCATCCAGCGAACACTACTTAAGATTTTGGATACATCTGGACTGGTATCTCCCCACCGTGAACGGCTAGGCTTTCAAAAGAAGATGTAATCATCCCTTAAAGTTCAGATAGTAGTGTATTTTCTCCTCGACTTCGCTGTAGTCCCCCTTCGGAAGCCCCAGCCGCTCCCGGAGCCTCTTGTTCTCGGCTATCATTGCCGAGAGCTGTATCGCGAGGTTCTGGTTGTCCATGGCGATGTAGTAGGAGCGGAACTTCAGGGGAGACCATTTACCCTCCAGCTCGTATAGTTCCTTTTCAAGCCGGGATATCTCTTCCTTGAGCCTTTCGAACGTTTCCTCGTTGGCGCTGGAGTCGTCTTCGAGGTAGCCGTGCAGGAGTACTATCCTAACCGCCTCCTCGACCCTGAAGTCGTAGCGTTCGCAGAGCTCCCCAATCCTCTCCATGGTTTCATCCGGAATCTTGAACGTTACCCTCCGCCAGCCCCTCTTTGGTCTCACGGTAAGTTTCATCTTCTCCTGGCCTCCAGCTCCGCCCTGAGCCTCTTGTTTTCCTCGCTGAGCTTTTTCCGGAATGCCATCAGGAACTCTTTGTCGTGCTTTGCGGTCTCCTCGAACTCGGTCAGTTCGATATAGTTCGTTCTCATCTCGACGAGCCTCGTCTCAATCCTCTCCCTCTGCTCGATGAGAAAACGCAGCTTTAGAACCCTCAAAGTTCTCTCAAGCCCCTCCAAATCCCTGAATCTCTCTTCTATCTCGCGTTTGTTCCTTCGTATCCTGGCCAGCTCGTCGTTCGTGACCTCTATTTCCACGGAAAGGCCCTCCTGCCTTTTCTGTTCCGGGTTTTCCTCACCGTTACCCCCGTTTCGAGACCCTTCAGGGCTTCTATCGCCAGGGGCAGTGACGATATTTCATCCTTCGTTGGCTTCTCCTCGGCACGGTAGTCGAACTTGTCGATGAACGAGCCGAGCCGCTCCCCGAGAACCCGCAGCTTTTCCAGCTGAATGGCTTCAAGCATCTCCGCAGCATCCGGATTCGTCCGCCGGAGGATCGACAGCAGCATCCCGTAGTGTCTCCTGCAGAGCACTGATTCCGAGTTCTCATACTCAGGAAGGAGTTCCCCAATCCTCTCCGCAAGCGCCTCCACCGTGTTGGTTTCCTTCTCTTCCATCAGCTGACAGAGGAAGCATTCCCCCTCCTCCGGAATCCGGCCCCTTTCCAGCGATGCCACGTAGAACGAAAGCATGTGCTCGTAGATAATCGCCACCCCCAGCGGCCCGAGGAGGGGGTCGGAGTAGGCCTCCCCGAGGGTCTTCCACGCGTGGTAGGTGCAGAGCCCCAGGCTCTCCCTGAACTTCTCCCGTACTCCAGGGTCGTTCACGTGCTCGTAGAGGATCGTCTTTATCTCGGACTCCTCGTATCTGCGGAGTATCCTGCAGACGGGGCAACCCTCCCCCACCGCATCCCTAAGGTATACCCCTATCAGGTCCATTCGCACCACTCAGAGGAAGCGCTCCATGAAATTCAGCACGGCCAGGGCCCTGTACGTGTTCTGGAAGTTTGAGATGCCCATCTCCAGAGAGCGCCTGAAGCCGCCGTTGGGATTCTGCAGCTGGCGTATGAACCAGGCGTGCCTCCTTGGACAGCTGGGGACCTCACCCTGAAGTTCCAGACCCCTTGCCGCGTAGAAGGTCGGCTCAAGGTACGGGGGCAGACTGTAGGGAACCTCGGTGAAGCCGCCCCAGTCGCCGCAGAGTTCGCAGTTCTTGAAGTGCGGACTCCTAGGCGGCCTGTAGCCCAGGCTATAGAGCGCGTAGAGCGCCTGGTAGGTCATCGTCGTCGTGGGGCCCTTGACGCCGTAACCGTTCCCGTTTCTGAACCTCATGATGAAGGCCCTTATAGTCTCCTTTTCGTCGGTGCTGAACTCATAACCTATGGCTTTGAACGCCTTGACAACCCAGTAGGTTGCCTCCAGCGGCGTCGCCGTCCCGAACTCCTCGCTCCCACCGAGACCGACGGCAAATTTGCCCTCTGATGGGTTGTACTTGGTAAAAACGATGTCAAGGTGCTCCCTCGCAACGTCCCCTGCCCCCAGTATGGCCAGGCCTTCGAGTGCCATCGCTATCGCCACCACCGCGGTCTGAGGCTGTATCGCCTTCTCCAGGAACTCGATGGTCTTTTCCTTCTCAGGAAATTCGAGGTCGAGCAGGTTGTAAATCTTGACCGCGTAGTAGGTATCGTTGACGTTGGTGTCATCGAGGACGCTGACAAAGCAGTAGCCGCCGTCCTCGTGGCGTCTTTCCTCTATGTACCTGATGAGCGAATCAGCGTTAATGAATCGTCCAATTCTATAAAGCTTCGAGCCCATTCTACCGCCTCCTCAATGTTTCGACGGAGAACAGGCGTCATCAGCCCTTGGCGGGCGGTTCGGCTCGAAGCCCGGGCGGACGCCATCGCCCAAGGAACCATCTGAAAGACGTTTAAAAACGTTTGTGGTACAATAGCTTTTCTTTTGAACCTCCCGTTCTGGTTAGCCGTAACTTGTGTAAAGTTCGTAAGCGTCGTTACGGCTAACCTTCCCTCCTCCCATCTTCATTGGAGGGCTTTCGGGGGAAACGGAGACTCCCCACATCTTCAAGGCTTTCAAACGAACATTCCAAGAGCCAACCACATCACGGTCGGCTTCAAAACCACAATTCGAACACTTCAAAACCCTGCCCCCATTCGGGCTTAACTTACCCCCACACACCGGGCACAGGGAGGAAGTATGAGCAGGATTCACGAAAACAACCCTAACACCCTTTAATTTCGCCTTGTATTCGATAATGCTCTGAAGCTTCCGAAAACTCCACCTGTGGAGTCTCCCATTCATCTCAGCCGAATACCTGATTGAGTCCCTGATTTTCGTTAAATCTTCAAGGGCGATTCCACCATATTTTTCCGCCAACTCAACGATTTTATTAGCCAGTTTATGGTAAAGGTCGTTAAGCCTGTTCCTCTCCCTCTGTCCGTATTTTTCAAGGAGTTCTTTCCTCTTCTTTCCAGTCCTAATCTTCCGCTGGATTTTTCGTCTCTTCACGAAGTAACTCGTCCTAATCTCCCGCTCGTGAGTAATGATTTGGAGAAACTCCCCATTAGGGAGGGAAAGGGTAACGTTGTTCTCGTTCAAATCAACTCCAACAAAGGCTTTCGGCTCTTTAACCTCGACTTCTTTAGAGAAGACAATGTTGAGAAATGTCCCTTTCGGCGT contains:
- the coaBC gene encoding bifunctional phosphopantothenoylcysteine decarboxylase/phosphopantothenate--cysteine ligase CoaBC; this encodes MLHHVKLIHATKSRKLVGKKIVLAIPGSIAAVECVKLARELIRHGAEVHAVMSESATKIIHPYAMEFATGNPVVTEITGFIEHVELAGDHENKADLILVCPATANTIGKIACGIDDTPVTTVVTTAFAHTPIMIAPAMHSSMYEHPIVVENIEKLKRLGIEFIGPRFEEGKAKVASIEEIVYRVIKKLHPKTLEGKRVLVTAGATREYIDPIRYITNASSGRMGVAIAEEAELRGAEVTLIRTRGSVPSFVENQIEVETVEEMLQAIEKELKTKDYDVVILAAAVSDFRVKETASTKIKSGKGLTLELEPTPKIIDRVKELQPGTFLVGFKAETGLSEGELINAARKQIERAGSDLVVANTLKAFGSEENEVILVGRDSMKKLPRMNKRELAEKLWDEITSILSG
- a CDS encoding DUF190 domain-containing protein — protein: MVEVEHWNTLRLRIYIGENDRFEGKPLYKAIVEKLRGMGIAGATVYRGIYGFGKKSRVHSADVMRLSTDLPIVIEVVDRGYKIERAINEVKPMIRDGMITVEPTIVVWVGTREEVSKFEEDAVHQHS
- the crcB gene encoding fluoride efflux transporter CrcB; translation: MNFRILTAIMLGGAIGALARFYISGILPVYRDFPVGTLLVNSIASFILGYLYGLLFWGIGVSTEWRLFFGTGFCGALSTFSTFSYETFSLLREREYLIAALNVSANVIITIGLVFLGFVLARR
- a CDS encoding DUF6062 family protein is translated as MDLIGVYLRDAVGEGCPVCRILRRYEESEIKTILYEHVNDPGVREKFRESLGLCTYHAWKTLGEAYSDPLLGPLGVAIIYEHMLSFYVASLERGRIPEEGECFLCQLMEEKETNTVEALAERIGELLPEYENSESVLCRRHYGMLLSILRRTNPDAAEMLEAIQLEKLRVLGERLGSFIDKFDYRAEEKPTKDEISSLPLAIEALKGLETGVTVRKTRNRKGRRAFPWK
- a CDS encoding RNA-guided endonuclease TnpB family protein: MPSETIKLTAKFKLKGTPEGLDELFETYREIVNFLITYAFENNITSFYRLKKETYKSLRRGYPELPSHYLYTGCQMATAIFKSFRKRRKKGKAKGKPVFKKEVIMLDDHLFKPDLEKGTVKLSTPNGRIQLEFYPAKYHEKFRDWKVGQAWLVRTPKGTFLNIVFSKEVEVKEPKAFVGVDLNENNVTLSLPNGEFLQIITHEREIRTSYFVKRRKIQRKIRTGKKRKELLEKYGQRERNRLNDLYHKLANKIVELAEKYGGIALEDLTKIRDSIRYSAEMNGRLHRWSFRKLQSIIEYKAKLKGVRVVFVNPAHTSSLCPVCGGKLSPNGGRVLKCSNCGFEADRDVVGSWNVRLKALKMWGVSVSPESPPMKMGGGKVSRNDAYELYTSYG